One window from the genome of Gadus macrocephalus chromosome 7, ASM3116895v1 encodes:
- the LOC132461436 gene encoding cell adhesion molecule DSCAML1-like encodes MYGNLSARWEYGRGRGAPHFPAMASGASGLETPPGNTVASPARSTAWPKTASLTRQDCQIFLKNRPAIYGMWLVTLLLLYSLHEVHSEDVGTSRLYFVNASLQRVTYSSSVGVSLPCPAAGTPSAALRWYLATGDDIYDVPHIRHVHANGTLQLYPFSPSAYNSYIHDNDYFCTAENQAGKIRSPNIRIKAVFREPYTVRVADQRSMRGNVAVFKCLIPPAVQEYVSVVSWERDTVSITTGTALRRRFTLCGSL; translated from the exons ATGTATGGTAATCTCTCCGCGAGATGGGAGTATGGGCGGGGCCGCGGCGCTCCTCATTTCCCCGCCATGGCTAGCGGGGCGTCAGGGCTGGAGACACCTCCCGGGAACACAGTCGCCAGTCCAGCGCGGAGCACTGCCTGGCCCAAAACTGCGTCTCTCACTCGCCAGGATTGCCAAATATTCCTGAAGAATAGACCTGCTATTTATGGCATGTGGCTTGTAACTTTACTCCTGTTGTACTCTCTCCATGAAG TACACAGTGAGGATGTGGGCACCAGCAGGCTGTACTTTGTGAACGCCTCCCTGCAGAGGGTGACCTACTCCAGCTCTGTGGGGGTGTCCCTGCCCTGCCCCGCAGCCGGCACCCCCAGCGCCGCTCTGCGCTGGTACCTGGCCACCGGCGATGACATTTACGACGTGCCCCACATCCGCCACGTCCACGCCAACGGCACCCTGCAGCTGTACCCCTTCTCGCCCTCCGCCTACAACAGCTACATCCACGACAACGACTACTTCTGCACCGCCGAGAACCAGGCCGGGAAGATACGAAGCCCCAACATACGCATCAAGGCTG tgttcaGGGAACCATACACGGTGCGTGTGGCCGACCAGCGGTCCATGCGGGGCAACGTGGCCGTGTTCAAGTGCCTGATCCCCCCCGCGGTGCAGGAGTACGTGAGCGTGGTgtcctgggagagagacaccgtCTCCATCACGACAGGTACAGCCCTCcgccgac GTTTCACTCTCTGTGGCTCTCT GTGA